Below is a window of Anaerolineales bacterium DNA.
CCGCGCAACTTCGCGCTGCGGGACCTGGGATTGGCCGCGAGTTCGGCCGCATCCGGACGGACCGGCTTGCGGGTGATTTCTCGGAATGCGGACGGCGGCCGCGGGCCGGGAAGGATTCGCTCGCCCTTGGCCGTTTCCCCGCAAGCCCGGCGGAATGTCTGCTTCACCAGGCGGTCCTCCAACGAATGAAACGAGATCACCATCAGCCTCCCGCCCGTTTCGAGCGAATTCATCAACAGCGGCAGACCCTCCGCGAGCTCCTCCAATTCGCGGTTGACGGCAATCCGCAGCGCCTGAAACGTTTTGGTCGCCGGATGCACCCGCCAAGGCCGGCTTCCGGCGCCGACCGCGGCGGCCACTGCATCCGCCAACTGCCGCGTGCCGCTCAGCGGCCGGGCCCGGACGACCGCCCGGGCGATCCGCCGGGCGCGGGGCTCCTCGCCGCAACGGAACAGGATCTCGGCGATCTCATCCTCCGGAAGCGTATTCACCAAATCCGCCGCCGTCTCCCCTCCCGAGCGGTCGAAGCGCATGTCCAGCGGGCCGTCTTCGCGGAAGGCAAACCCGCGCTGCGGATCGCCCAGCTGGAGGGATGAGAGGCCGAGGTCCACGACGATTCCCGCCACCCGCCCCCAGCCGACTTCCTTTAATATCTCCCCCGCCCTGCGGTATGACGCCTGGCGGAGAATCAGCCGGTCGGCAAAGGGAGCCAGGCGGCGGGCGGCGGCGCGCAGGGCGTCCGGGTCGCGGTCCAGCCCGAGCAGGCGCGCGCCGAGTTTGAGAATTCCTTCCGCATGGCCGCCGCCTCCAATCGTCCCGTCTACGTAGGGCCGTCCGGGTTGGGGATGGAGCCATTCCAAAACCGATTGGTAAAGAACCGGAACGTGCTCCGCCGAACCGGTATCCGCCTGCACGGCATTCCTCACGGTCCGGTGGTAAGATCGAGCTCGGCGAACCGGCGCGCGTTGGTTTCGGAGTCGTTCAATTGGGCGAGTTGTTCGCCCCACTTCTGCGCGTCCCAAATTTCCAAGTA
It encodes the following:
- the rsmH gene encoding 16S rRNA (cytosine(1402)-N(4))-methyltransferase RsmH, producing MQADTGSAEHVPVLYQSVLEWLHPQPGRPYVDGTIGGGGHAEGILKLGARLLGLDRDPDALRAAARRLAPFADRLILRQASYRRAGEILKEVGWGRVAGIVVDLGLSSLQLGDPQRGFAFREDGPLDMRFDRSGGETAADLVNTLPEDEIAEILFRCGEEPRARRIARAVVRARPLSGTRQLADAVAAAVGAGSRPWRVHPATKTFQALRIAVNRELEELAEGLPLLMNSLETGGRLMVISFHSLEDRLVKQTFRRACGETAKGERILPGPRPPSAFREITRKPVRPDAAELAANPRSRSAKLRGIERLSLPEAQAAGESRGGRN